A stretch of Anoplopoma fimbria isolate UVic2021 breed Golden Eagle Sablefish chromosome 4, Afim_UVic_2022, whole genome shotgun sequence DNA encodes these proteins:
- the zgc:92242 gene encoding SH2 domain-containing protein 4A isoform X2: protein MLAKILEDMWVEPEVLEALSEEQKRILFLKMREEQVRRWTEREQREEKEGRDNDDRPKKVHNKHVKWLLGRDGDVSVRVIGEVDEFRSSKLLQSLMNNRVHSDNTHGIQTVDLLSGREAKQLGLKEDLSLTDDDPVSPHDRWSEEDCSADDDPKDPTEDSDSESGGSSDNHGDWSPLDGPHFSSHDNRPPLKAQLSETERAGQQDIESSHYGGRVAQLRKTFAEDHHITPASTKPPVPAKPAHLQKSSAPLIPSN, encoded by the exons ATGCTGGCCAAAATCCTTGAAGACATGTGGGTGGAGCCCGAGGTGCTGGAGGCCCTCAGCGAGGAGCAGAAGAGGATCCTCTTCTTGAAGATGAGAGAGGAGCAGGTACGCCGCTGGACAGAGcgggagcagagggaggaaaaagaaggaagagaCAACGACGACAGGCCAAAGAAAG TCCACAACAAACATGTGAAGTGGCTGCTGGGCCGGGACGGAGACGTGAGCGTCCGTGTGATCGGCGAGGTGGACGAGTTCAGGTCCTCCAAACTGCTCCAGAGCCTCATGAACAACAG AGTCCACAGTGATAATACGCATGGCATCCAGACGGTGGACTTGCTGTCAGGAAGAGAGGCCAAGCAGCTCGGCTTAAAGGAAGACCTGTCCCTCACAGAT GATGACCCGGTCTCACCGCACGACCGGTGGTCTGAGGAGGACTGCAGCGCTGATGATGACCCTAAGGACCCCACCGAGGACAGCGACAGTGAATCAGGCGGCAGCTCGGACAACCACGGCGACTGGAGTCCTCTGGACGGGCCCCATTTTAGTAGCCATGACAACCGACCGCCGCTCAAGGCCCAGCTGTCAGAAACAGAGAGGGCCGGACAACAGGACATAG AGAGTTCGCACTACGGAGGCCGCGTGGCGCAGCTCAGGAAGACGTTCGCAGAGGATCATCACATCACGCCTGCTTCCACCAAACCTCCTGTACCCGCCAAACCTGCTCACCTACAGAAAAGCAGCGCA
- the zgc:92242 gene encoding SH2 domain-containing protein 4A isoform X1: MLAKILEDMWVEPEVLEALSEEQKRILFLKMREEQVRRWTEREQREEKEGRDNDDRPKKVHNKHVKWLLGRDGDVSVRVIGEVDEFRSSKLLQSLMNNRVHSDNTHGIQTVDLLSGREAKQLGLKEDLSLTDVSDDPVSPHDRWSEEDCSADDDPKDPTEDSDSESGGSSDNHGDWSPLDGPHFSSHDNRPPLKAQLSETERAGQQDIESSHYGGRVAQLRKTFAEDHHITPASTKPPVPAKPAHLQKSSAPLIPSN; this comes from the exons ATGCTGGCCAAAATCCTTGAAGACATGTGGGTGGAGCCCGAGGTGCTGGAGGCCCTCAGCGAGGAGCAGAAGAGGATCCTCTTCTTGAAGATGAGAGAGGAGCAGGTACGCCGCTGGACAGAGcgggagcagagggaggaaaaagaaggaagagaCAACGACGACAGGCCAAAGAAAG TCCACAACAAACATGTGAAGTGGCTGCTGGGCCGGGACGGAGACGTGAGCGTCCGTGTGATCGGCGAGGTGGACGAGTTCAGGTCCTCCAAACTGCTCCAGAGCCTCATGAACAACAG AGTCCACAGTGATAATACGCATGGCATCCAGACGGTGGACTTGCTGTCAGGAAGAGAGGCCAAGCAGCTCGGCTTAAAGGAAGACCTGTCCCTCACAGATGTAAGC GATGACCCGGTCTCACCGCACGACCGGTGGTCTGAGGAGGACTGCAGCGCTGATGATGACCCTAAGGACCCCACCGAGGACAGCGACAGTGAATCAGGCGGCAGCTCGGACAACCACGGCGACTGGAGTCCTCTGGACGGGCCCCATTTTAGTAGCCATGACAACCGACCGCCGCTCAAGGCCCAGCTGTCAGAAACAGAGAGGGCCGGACAACAGGACATAG AGAGTTCGCACTACGGAGGCCGCGTGGCGCAGCTCAGGAAGACGTTCGCAGAGGATCATCACATCACGCCTGCTTCCACCAAACCTCCTGTACCCGCCAAACCTGCTCACCTACAGAAAAGCAGCGCA